Proteins encoded within one genomic window of Patescibacteria group bacterium:
- a CDS encoding nucleoside triphosphate pyrophosphohydrolase: MKEYNKLIRDKIPEYIASQGGKSETRTLEDAEYRSELYKKLLEESQELVEKQGGDKQEVINEIADVLEVLEAIMKLEGLSQQEVVDRQQQKREERGSFDKKIFLIRS, translated from the coding sequence ATGAAAGAATATAACAAATTAATTAGAGACAAGATACCGGAGTATATTGCTTCTCAGGGTGGAAAAAGCGAAACAAGGACACTAGAAGATGCTGAATATCGCTCGGAGCTTTATAAAAAGTTGTTAGAAGAATCCCAAGAATTGGTAGAAAAACAAGGTGGTGATAAGCAGGAGGTGATAAACGAGATAGCTGACGTACTGGAAGTATTAGAAGCGATTATGAAGCTTGAGGGTTTAAGTCAACAAGAAGTTGTCGATCGCCAACAACAGAAAAGGGAAGAACGGGGCAGTTTTGACAAAAAAATATTTTTAATTAGAAGTTAG
- a CDS encoding thymidine phosphorylase encodes MPFYLKSKKLDFSTGDEPIAVVNRKEAENFGILPHDKIMLRWSKNRQLIVNFQFTNSKVDPGYIGLFTEVWKGKEWMDDEQLVEIEMISRPASIEAIKKKMLGKSLDYDEIYSIISDISTDRLTDIETTYYAASGFIHPYSDEEMYYIAKAMAETGEEMNLGVEVVDKHSIGGIPNNRTTMLVIPIIASLGLYIPKTSSRAITSPAGTADTMEVLAPVSHSMKKIKEIIKKTHACLVWGGGLALAPADDKIIQVSRPLAMESHDKMIVSIMAKKVAMGVDYLVIDLPYGPTAKVKDLKTGNEIARKFVKLGARFKMKVKVVLTKALEPVGRGVGPALEARDVLRVLQQHELRPKDLENKAVYLAGELLELKGFCKKGQGKKIAMEQLRSGAAWNKMNEIIVAQGGKKNQQSENLVSGAVRYEIHAKKSGKIILIDNKMVNEVCMSLGAPTEKLAGMHFHVDYGEKIKKGDKLFTLYARNQDRINLALQVLNRIEVVKIK; translated from the coding sequence ATGCCTTTCTATCTCAAATCAAAGAAACTCGATTTTTCTACCGGTGACGAGCCGATTGCCGTGGTTAACCGTAAAGAGGCGGAAAATTTTGGTATTTTGCCTCACGATAAAATAATGCTTCGTTGGAGCAAAAACCGTCAGCTGATAGTTAATTTTCAGTTTACCAATTCCAAAGTCGATCCGGGGTATATCGGGCTTTTTACCGAAGTTTGGAAGGGTAAGGAATGGATGGACGATGAGCAGCTGGTGGAAATAGAGATGATTTCTCGTCCGGCATCGATTGAGGCGATCAAGAAAAAAATGCTAGGAAAGAGTCTTGATTATGATGAAATTTATTCAATAATTTCTGATATATCAACCGATCGGTTGACTGATATAGAAACAACTTACTATGCGGCTTCTGGTTTTATTCATCCTTACAGCGATGAGGAGATGTATTATATTGCTAAAGCTATGGCTGAAACAGGAGAAGAGATGAACTTGGGCGTGGAAGTAGTGGACAAACACTCCATCGGCGGTATTCCTAACAACCGTACGACGATGCTAGTTATTCCAATTATTGCGTCGCTTGGTTTGTATATTCCCAAAACTTCTTCGCGGGCTATTACTTCACCGGCCGGCACGGCTGATACAATGGAAGTACTGGCGCCGGTCAGTCATTCAATGAAAAAGATAAAAGAGATAATCAAAAAAACTCACGCTTGTTTGGTTTGGGGCGGGGGACTGGCGCTAGCGCCGGCTGATGACAAGATCATTCAAGTATCCAGACCGCTAGCCATGGAGTCTCATGACAAAATGATTGTTTCGATTATGGCAAAAAAAGTCGCCATGGGGGTTGATTATTTGGTGATTGATTTGCCATATGGTCCTACAGCAAAAGTAAAAGATTTGAAAACCGGTAATGAAATAGCGCGCAAATTTGTTAAGCTTGGCGCTAGATTTAAAATGAAGGTAAAAGTGGTGCTGACTAAAGCCCTGGAACCAGTCGGACGCGGCGTGGGGCCGGCGCTGGAAGCACGTGACGTGCTCCGGGTGCTACAACAACATGAGTTACGTCCGAAAGATTTAGAAAACAAAGCCGTTTATCTTGCCGGCGAATTACTAGAATTGAAAGGTTTTTGTAAAAAAGGCCAAGGCAAAAAAATTGCTATGGAGCAATTACGTTCTGGCGCGGCTTGGAATAAAATGAACGAGATAATAGTAGCGCAGGGCGGTAAGAAAAATCAGCAGTCGGAAAATTTGGTCAGTGGGGCAGTACGTTATGAGATTCACGCCAAAAAAAGCGGTAAGATAATTTTAATCGACAATAAAATGGTTAACGAAGTTTGTATGAGTCTTGGCGCGCCAACGGAAAAACTTGCCGGCATGCATTTTCATGTTGATTATGGTGAAAAGATAAAAAAAGGAGACAAGCTGTTTACTCTTTATGCCCGCAATCAAGACAGGATTAATTTGGCGTTGCAAGTTTTAAACAGAATCGAAGTAGTCAAAATAAAATAA
- a CDS encoding response regulator transcription factor yields MRVLLVEDEEDIASFIIRALKIEKYTIDVTPSGKKGAFLGKTNDYDIILLDVMLPDIDGFEVCKEIRTVKKEIPIIMLTVMNQTEDKIKAFDNGADDYITKPFALEELYCRMRVQLRRPKPPVKEVYQIDNLILDSKTHKATLDGRELDLRVKEFGLLEYMMRNEGMVLSRNMMLEHVWDMNIDPFTNTVDVHIRSLRKKMNDENGHIIQTVHGMGYKMGK; encoded by the coding sequence ATGCGAGTTTTATTGGTTGAAGACGAGGAAGATATTGCTTCCTTTATTATCCGGGCGTTGAAAATAGAAAAATATACTATTGATGTTACGCCGTCGGGAAAAAAAGGAGCTTTTCTAGGAAAAACAAACGACTATGACATTATTTTGCTGGACGTAATGCTGCCAGATATTGATGGTTTCGAGGTTTGTAAAGAGATTCGTACGGTCAAAAAAGAAATTCCAATTATAATGTTGACGGTGATGAACCAGACTGAAGACAAAATAAAAGCTTTTGATAATGGAGCCGATGACTATATCACTAAACCATTTGCCCTGGAAGAGCTGTATTGTCGGATGCGAGTTCAGCTACGGCGACCGAAACCTCCGGTGAAAGAGGTTTATCAAATTGATAATTTAATTTTAGATTCAAAAACTCATAAAGCCACTTTGGACGGTAGAGAGCTGGATTTGAGAGTAAAAGAGTTTGGATTGCTTGAATATATGATGCGTAACGAAGGCATGGTGCTTTCGCGAAACATGATGCTTGAACACGTTTGGGATATGAATATCGATCCTTTTACTAATACTGTCGATGTGCACATCAGGTCGTTACGAAAAAAAATGAATGATGAAAATGGGCATATTATTCAAACCGTTCATGGCATGGGTTATAAAATGGGAAAGTAA
- a CDS encoding EamA family transporter, with amino-acid sequence MNWLLIVVIAYALNAVAMAIDKTLLRRQVPHPAAYTFYICALGIITVVLLPFDFVIPPALQMLYNFLAGATFAIGLYLMFTALKKEDASRVTPFIGGLNPFIIFILAWLFLGERLATSQILAFFVILFGTFLISLNFKKGKSFSRAFLIAIPSAIFLAISYTITKYAYLNQSFISAFVWIRLSSVVAVLFLLLKKDNRQAIFATATSSASGSRYLFLTGQACGALSMIMVSWAISIASVSLVNALQGLQYVFLFAIVLTLKRKNPHLLEEDLSRRVYLQKIISIGLIVFGLFILSW; translated from the coding sequence ATGAATTGGCTATTAATTGTAGTTATCGCTTATGCTTTAAACGCCGTAGCGATGGCAATCGACAAAACGTTGTTGCGCAGGCAGGTGCCTCATCCGGCTGCTTATACTTTTTATATTTGTGCCTTGGGCATAATCACGGTAGTTTTGCTGCCATTTGATTTTGTCATACCGCCAGCATTGCAAATGTTATACAACTTTTTGGCTGGTGCGACTTTTGCCATCGGTTTGTATTTGATGTTTACTGCTTTAAAAAAAGAAGACGCTTCTCGGGTTACGCCTTTTATTGGCGGATTAAACCCGTTTATTATTTTTATTCTTGCCTGGCTGTTTTTGGGCGAGCGTTTGGCGACCAGTCAAATACTGGCGTTTTTTGTTATTCTATTTGGAACATTTTTGATTTCGTTAAATTTTAAAAAAGGTAAAAGTTTTTCCAGGGCGTTTTTGATTGCTATACCATCAGCGATTTTTTTGGCTATTTCTTATACCATTACCAAATACGCTTACCTAAATCAAAGTTTTATCTCCGCTTTTGTTTGGATCCGGCTGAGTTCGGTGGTGGCAGTATTGTTTTTATTGCTAAAAAAAGATAATCGCCAGGCAATTTTTGCTACTGCCACGAGTTCTGCCAGTGGATCAAGGTATTTATTTTTAACCGGTCAGGCGTGCGGAGCGCTGTCAATGATTATGGTTAGCTGGGCAATTTCGATCGCTTCAGTGTCCCTAGTCAATGCCCTGCAGGGTTTGCAATACGTATTTTTGTTTGCCATTGTTTTAACGTTAAAGCGCAAAAATCCTCATTTACTTGAAGAAGACTTGTCGAGACGGGTTTATCTGCAAAAAATTATTTCTATAGGATTGATCGTTTTTGGTTTGTTTATTTTGTCTTGGTAG
- the mnmA gene encoding tRNA 2-thiouridine(34) synthase MnmA, translated as MNAKNINKTVAIAMSGGVDSSVAAALLVKAGYDCFGVFMHFWTDPTGMAQKDNKCCSLASFEDARRVCQKLGIKLYTLNFDEIFKEKIVDSFLCEYAKGKTPNPCVACNKFIKCGALLQKVRAMGADYLATGHYIKKARRAANYQLLVAEDKEKDQTYFLYNLKQSDLKYLLFPVGDYTKLEVRGLAKKFHLPTAEKRESQEICFVPEKDHNEFLRRYLKMKPGKIVDTKGNAVGDHLGLPLYTIGQRKGVGSGEGPYYVTGFDLKKNRLIVTNNPNDKKLFSDKLVAGSVNWVVGKSPKLPFKCLAKIRYRHPAVPVVVSKSGGKIVVRFKTPQRAVTQGQSIVFYAKRGRQVELLGGGVIK; from the coding sequence ATGAATGCTAAAAATATTAATAAAACAGTGGCAATTGCCATGTCTGGCGGAGTGGATTCGTCAGTCGCAGCCGCGTTATTAGTTAAGGCCGGTTATGATTGTTTTGGCGTATTTATGCATTTTTGGACTGATCCGACTGGTATGGCACAAAAGGATAATAAGTGTTGTTCGCTTGCCAGTTTTGAAGACGCTCGCCGGGTATGCCAAAAATTGGGGATCAAGCTTTACACGTTAAATTTTGACGAGATTTTTAAGGAAAAAATTGTCGATAGTTTTTTGTGCGAATATGCCAAGGGAAAAACTCCAAATCCTTGCGTCGCCTGCAACAAGTTTATCAAATGTGGCGCTTTACTTCAAAAGGTGCGGGCGATGGGTGCTGATTATTTGGCGACGGGACACTATATAAAAAAAGCGCGGCGCGCGGCGAATTATCAGCTACTCGTTGCAGAGGATAAAGAGAAGGACCAAACGTATTTTCTTTATAACCTTAAACAAAGCGATTTGAAATATCTTTTGTTTCCGGTGGGTGACTATACTAAATTAGAGGTGAGAGGCTTGGCAAAAAAGTTTCATTTACCGACTGCCGAGAAACGCGAAAGCCAAGAGATTTGTTTTGTGCCAGAAAAAGACCACAATGAATTTTTGCGGCGTTATCTCAAAATGAAGCCGGGGAAAATAGTTGATACCAAGGGCAACGCGGTCGGTGATCATTTAGGGTTACCGCTTTATACCATCGGTCAGCGTAAAGGTGTTGGCTCTGGTGAAGGACCGTATTATGTTACGGGCTTTGATTTGAAAAAAAATCGGTTGATAGTAACTAATAATCCCAATGACAAAAAGTTGTTTAGCGATAAGCTGGTAGCGGGTAGTGTGAATTGGGTAGTGGGAAAATCACCCAAGCTGCCGTTTAAATGTTTAGCCAAGATTCGCTATCGTCATCCGGCTGTGCCAGTGGTGGTCAGTAAATCCGGTGGTAAGATAGTTGTAAGGTTTAAAACACCGCAGCGGGCAGTCACGCAGGGGCAATCAATAGTTTTTTACGCCAAACGTGGTAGGCAGGTTGAGTTGCTTGGTGGAGGGGTGATTAAGTAA
- a CDS encoding alanine--tRNA ligase produces MKASELREKYLKFFESKGHVIVPSASLIPENDPTTLFTSAGMQPMIPYLLGEKHPSGNKLVDSQKCFRTQDIDEAGDARHTTFFEMLGNWSLGDYFKKEQIGWMFEFLTKEIGLDSKRIYVTVFRGKEDIGIAKDEEAVKLWQEQFAAVGVEAKAVDLAEKNGLQDGRIFYYDETKNWWSRSGVTANMPVGEPGGPDSEMFWDFGAELGLHEKSVFADQPCHVNCDCGRFMEIGNNVFMQYIKTDKGFEELKNKNIDFGGGLERMTAAVNGTPDVFNIDLFAPIKGILEKLSGKVYNQDQKETKAFRVIIDHLRAATFLIADGAAPSNKEQGYFTRRLIRRAVRFAHDLGISKSFCAEVAKEVVGEYSDFYPYLLERQTKIIKEITEEEVKFKKTLELGIKEFERVQSNKRIMDNDPCSDLEDRISGETAFYLYQSFGFPIEMIIELAKEKDIEVDIKDFSQKLKEHQDLSRTASAGMFKGGLADAGVETTRLHTAAHLMLEALRRVLGDHVSQKGSNITAERLRFDFSHGEKMTPEQLKQVENIVNEQIAKKLPVVMKEMTLDEARQMGATGVFENKYGDKVKVYSIGDFSREICGGPHVENASELGHFKITKEESSSSGVRRIKAVLE; encoded by the coding sequence ATGAAAGCTAGTGAGCTACGCGAAAAATATCTAAAGTTTTTTGAATCCAAGGGGCACGTGATTGTTCCTTCGGCTTCTTTGATTCCGGAAAACGATCCGACCACGCTTTTTACTAGCGCCGGCATGCAACCGATGATTCCGTACTTGCTTGGCGAAAAACACCCGTCAGGAAATAAATTGGTCGATTCGCAGAAATGTTTTCGCACTCAAGATATTGATGAAGCGGGTGATGCCCGTCACACAACTTTTTTTGAGATGCTTGGCAATTGGAGCCTAGGCGATTATTTCAAAAAAGAGCAAATCGGCTGGATGTTTGAGTTTTTGACCAAGGAAATTGGTTTAGACTCAAAACGCATTTATGTTACCGTTTTTCGCGGCAAAGAAGATATTGGTATAGCAAAGGACGAAGAAGCGGTGAAGCTTTGGCAGGAGCAGTTTGCCGCCGTTGGTGTCGAAGCTAAGGCGGTAGACCTTGCCGAAAAAAATGGTTTGCAAGACGGACGGATATTTTATTATGACGAGACAAAAAATTGGTGGTCACGCTCCGGCGTAACTGCTAACATGCCGGTGGGCGAACCAGGCGGTCCTGACTCAGAAATGTTTTGGGATTTTGGTGCAGAGCTAGGGCTACATGAGAAGTCGGTTTTTGCCGATCAGCCGTGCCACGTCAACTGCGATTGTGGTCGATTCATGGAAATCGGTAACAATGTCTTCATGCAATATATTAAGACTGATAAAGGTTTTGAAGAATTAAAAAATAAAAATATCGACTTTGGTGGCGGACTGGAACGTATGACCGCGGCAGTAAACGGCACGCCAGATGTTTTTAACATTGATTTATTTGCGCCGATTAAAGGGATACTAGAAAAATTGTCAGGCAAGGTTTACAACCAGGATCAAAAAGAAACCAAGGCTTTCCGCGTAATCATAGATCATCTACGCGCCGCGACTTTTCTAATTGCCGACGGAGCTGCGCCTTCCAATAAAGAGCAAGGATATTTTACCCGTCGTTTAATCCGTCGGGCGGTTCGCTTTGCTCATGATTTGGGAATCAGTAAATCTTTCTGCGCCGAAGTGGCTAAAGAAGTTGTTGGCGAGTATTCTGATTTTTATCCCTATTTATTAGAGCGACAAACTAAAATAATTAAAGAAATAACAGAGGAGGAAGTAAAATTTAAAAAAACATTAGAATTAGGAATAAAAGAATTTGAAAGAGTGCAGAGCAATAAGAGAATAATGGATAACGACCCTTGTTCTGATTTAGAAGACAGGATTTCCGGAGAGACTGCTTTTTATCTCTATCAAAGTTTTGGTTTCCCAATAGAAATGATAATTGAGTTGGCTAAAGAGAAAGACATCGAAGTTGATATTAAAGATTTTAGTCAGAAGTTAAAAGAACACCAGGATCTTTCCCGTACTGCCTCTGCTGGTATGTTCAAAGGCGGGCTAGCTGACGCTGGAGTAGAAACTACTAGACTACACACAGCTGCGCATTTGATGCTCGAAGCCTTGCGTCGCGTACTTGGTGACCATGTTTCGCAAAAGGGCAGTAATATTACAGCCGAGCGACTACGCTTTGATTTTTCCCATGGCGAAAAAATGACTCCGGAGCAGCTAAAGCAAGTCGAAAATATTGTTAACGAGCAGATTGCCAAAAAGCTACCAGTGGTGATGAAAGAGATGACGTTAGACGAAGCCAGGCAAATGGGCGCGACCGGTGTTTTTGAAAACAAATACGGCGATAAAGTAAAAGTTTACAGTATCGGTGACTTTTCTCGGGAAATCTGCGGCGGTCCGCATGTAGAAAACGCTAGTGAACTGGGACACTTCAAAATAACCAAAGAAGAATCGTCTAGCTCCGGTGTACGTCGGATTAAGGCGGTGTTGGAATAA
- a CDS encoding CAP domain-containing protein — protein sequence MKEKFLKHFWHETWYQKFSRHFRMWFKKHFIPHQDNGYLPQALSTRHLRFYAIALIFIKVFLTVLLFVVYPSYLVFSAKITDGIIELANQARTEMGISGLTINSLLTEAAQEKANDMITKGYFSHTAPNGDKPWVWLDDVGYAYYAAGENLAMDFSSAESVHRAFMNSPSHRKNIINPRYEEIGVGIAYGKIDGKDTAVLVQYFGSTHKQIVASVPKDIQQKAVAYENAAMSQGQEVGLEVADKQDIFVKEWANNPYAIQDSEIQMPNGGKVLQEIESNAPVVVAVPETSRARDLVNNIIFFVDKFFYAFLAFLIVALTLKIFIQIRVQHPHIIGYTATLILLVFVLATSKFHFVEKIVTKVMEIV from the coding sequence ATGAAAGAAAAGTTTTTAAAACATTTTTGGCACGAAACTTGGTATCAGAAGTTTTCGCGCCATTTTCGGATGTGGTTCAAAAAACATTTTATTCCGCACCAGGATAATGGCTATTTACCGCAAGCTTTGAGTACTAGACATTTACGTTTTTACGCCATTGCCTTGATTTTTATCAAGGTTTTTTTAACAGTTCTTCTTTTTGTCGTCTACCCTTCTTATTTAGTTTTTTCCGCCAAGATAACTGATGGTATTATCGAATTGGCTAATCAGGCCAGGACAGAGATGGGAATTTCTGGTTTAACAATCAATTCTTTATTAACAGAAGCGGCACAGGAAAAAGCTAATGACATGATTACCAAGGGGTATTTTAGTCACACTGCGCCAAACGGCGACAAGCCGTGGGTTTGGCTTGATGATGTGGGTTATGCTTATTACGCGGCGGGGGAAAATCTGGCGATGGATTTTTCTAGCGCCGAAAGCGTGCACCGAGCTTTTATGAATAGTCCGTCGCATCGTAAAAATATTATTAATCCGCGCTACGAAGAAATCGGTGTTGGTATCGCTTATGGCAAAATCGATGGCAAGGACACTGCTGTTTTAGTGCAGTATTTTGGTTCGACGCATAAGCAGATCGTTGCTTCAGTACCAAAAGACATTCAACAAAAGGCGGTTGCTTATGAAAACGCGGCAATGTCACAAGGACAAGAAGTTGGATTGGAAGTTGCCGATAAGCAAGATATTTTTGTGAAAGAATGGGCAAATAATCCTTATGCTATCCAAGATTCAGAAATACAGATGCCTAATGGTGGTAAAGTATTACAAGAAATTGAGTCTAACGCGCCGGTAGTGGTGGCAGTGCCGGAAACAAGCAGGGCGCGAGATTTGGTTAATAATATTATATTTTTCGTAGATAAATTTTTCTATGCTTTCCTGGCATTCTTGATTGTCGCCTTGACGCTCAAAATTTTTATTCAAATACGGGTGCAACATCCTCATATTATCGGTTATACCGCGACTTTGATTTTACTCGTGTTTGTTCTTGCGACTAGCAAGTTTCATTTTGTGGAAAAGATTGTGACTAAGGTGATGGAAATCGTGTAG
- the infA gene encoding translation initiation factor IF-1 codes for MNAKKDFIEMRGEVLELLPSATFRVKLMNGHEILAHLSGRMRMNKIRLLPGDEVRIEMTPYDLTKGRITYRF; via the coding sequence ATGAACGCAAAAAAAGATTTTATCGAAATGAGGGGGGAAGTCCTAGAATTATTACCTAGTGCGACTTTCCGCGTAAAGCTAATGAACGGTCATGAGATTTTAGCTCATCTTTCCGGTAGAATGCGAATGAATAAAATTCGTTTGCTGCCAGGAGACGAGGTTAGGATCGAAATGACTCCGTACGATTTGACCAAAGGTCGTATAACCTATAGATTTTAA
- the rpmJ gene encoding 50S ribosomal protein L36 gives MKVRASVKKICKDCKIIIRKKRRMVICSKSPKHKQRQG, from the coding sequence ATGAAAGTCAGAGCTTCGGTAAAAAAAATTTGTAAAGATTGCAAAATCATTATTCGTAAAAAACGGAGAATGGTTATTTGTTCTAAAAGTCCTAAACATAAACAAAGACAAGGATAA
- the rpsM gene encoding 30S ribosomal protein S13 yields MVLRISGVTLDNNKRIEAALPAIYGIGLFFAQKVLTKAGVSPDKRVKDLTDEEANKIRNIVEKEYRIEGDLKREVLTNIKRLKEIGSYRGSRHARNLPVRGQRTKTNSRTVRGNTRKTMASGKKPPAQKT; encoded by the coding sequence ATGGTATTAAGAATTTCCGGCGTTACCCTCGATAACAATAAAAGAATAGAAGCCGCTTTGCCGGCTATTTATGGTATTGGTTTATTTTTTGCGCAAAAGGTTTTGACAAAAGCCGGCGTTAGTCCGGATAAAAGAGTGAAAGATTTAACCGACGAAGAAGCAAATAAGATTCGTAATATTGTAGAAAAAGAATATCGCATCGAAGGAGATTTAAAAAGAGAAGTTTTAACTAATATTAAACGGTTGAAAGAAATTGGCAGCTATCGCGGTTCTCGGCATGCTCGAAACTTGCCTGTTCGTGGTCAGCGCACCAAAACTAATAGCCGCACCGTGCGCGGTAATACCCGTAAAACCATGGCTAGCGGTAAAAAACCGCCAGCGCAAAAGACTTAA
- the rpsK gene encoding 30S ribosomal protein S11, producing the protein MIEEKQIQTEEGKEQLVTVAQGAETAAVAAAKKGRKKTKRQVSLGRAYIQASYNNTIVTFTDQNGNVLTWSSAGQCGFKGPKKATPYAASIIVKAAVEKVQPYGLKEVNVFVKGVGAGRESAVRAINANGIQVLTIKDITPIPHNGCRQQKPRRI; encoded by the coding sequence ATGATTGAAGAAAAACAAATTCAAACCGAAGAAGGTAAGGAGCAGTTAGTGACGGTCGCGCAAGGCGCAGAAACCGCAGCTGTTGCTGCCGCTAAAAAAGGCAGAAAAAAGACCAAACGTCAGGTTTCGCTTGGTCGGGCTTATATTCAGGCTTCTTACAACAATACTATAGTTACTTTTACTGATCAAAACGGTAATGTTCTCACTTGGAGCTCTGCCGGTCAATGCGGTTTTAAGGGTCCGAAAAAAGCCACTCCTTATGCCGCCAGTATTATCGTTAAAGCAGCGGTAGAAAAAGTTCAGCCTTATGGTCTAAAAGAAGTGAATGTTTTTGTTAAAGGTGTCGGTGCTGGTCGTGAGTCGGCTGTTCGCGCTATTAATGCTAATGGTATCCAGGTATTAACTATCAAAGATATTACTCCTATTCCGCACAATGGTTGCCGACAGCAAAAACCGCGCCGTATCTAA
- the rpsD gene encoding 30S ribosomal protein S4, whose protein sequence is MARKLDAKCARCRRAGAKLFLKGERCNTAKCAIVKRNYPPGIHGVKGRGKSTGYGEQLTEKQKAKRIYGILEKQFSKYYVMATNTKGDANLELLRLLEMRLDSVVYRLGFAASRTQARQLVLHGHFVVNGKKVNIPSFQVKVGDKISVSTKAQKSKIFANLSEKLGKANIPSWLALEGKNLEGKVLNKPAREEIDTSFDIKAIIEFYSR, encoded by the coding sequence ATGGCAAGAAAACTAGATGCAAAATGTGCCCGATGTCGTCGGGCGGGAGCCAAGCTCTTTTTAAAGGGTGAGCGTTGTAATACCGCAAAATGCGCTATAGTAAAAAGAAACTATCCGCCAGGAATTCATGGCGTCAAAGGACGCGGTAAATCAACCGGCTATGGTGAGCAACTTACTGAAAAGCAAAAAGCTAAAAGAATTTATGGTATTTTGGAAAAACAGTTCAGTAAATATTATGTTATGGCGACTAATACGAAAGGCGATGCCAATCTCGAGTTGTTGCGTTTACTGGAGATGCGTTTAGACAGCGTGGTTTATCGTTTGGGTTTTGCCGCTTCCCGTACTCAAGCAAGACAGCTGGTTTTGCACGGTCATTTTGTCGTTAACGGTAAAAAAGTGAACATTCCTTCGTTTCAAGTTAAAGTCGGCGATAAAATATCAGTAAGTACCAAGGCGCAAAAATCTAAAATATTTGCCAACCTTTCAGAAAAATTGGGCAAGGCTAATATTCCTTCTTGGTTAGCGCTGGAAGGTAAAAATCTTGAAGGCAAGGTTTTAAATAAACCTGCTCGTGAAGAAATTGATACTTCTTTTGACATTAAAGCTATCATTGAGTTTTACTCAAGATAA
- the rpoA gene encoding DNA-directed RNA polymerase subunit alpha, whose amino-acid sequence MENLLLPSKIEWHKGDGKNQKTVVIEPCYYGYGTTLGNTLRRVLLSSLPGAAIASFKIKGVDHEFSAVEGVKEDIVEIILNLKRLIFKLHGDEPVKMTLKVKGEKVVTSGDFDANAQVEVVDSDLVIATLTDKKSELEMEVTVVPGRGFISSDNQDKAHLMVGEIAIDSTFSPVVAVGYKVENTRVGQITNYDKLNLYIETNGIITPEEAFDQAVDIMIGQFQALKGDQNMAVKGKSEESKEE is encoded by the coding sequence ATGGAAAATTTATTATTACCATCCAAAATCGAGTGGCATAAAGGCGATGGCAAGAATCAAAAGACCGTGGTCATTGAACCTTGCTATTATGGCTATGGCACAACCCTGGGCAATACTTTAAGACGCGTTTTATTGTCTTCTTTGCCAGGAGCTGCTATTGCTTCTTTTAAAATTAAGGGTGTGGACCACGAATTCTCAGCCGTTGAAGGCGTTAAGGAAGATATCGTAGAAATCATTTTAAATTTAAAACGTTTGATTTTTAAATTGCATGGCGATGAGCCGGTAAAAATGACTTTGAAAGTTAAAGGTGAAAAAGTGGTTACTTCCGGTGATTTTGACGCTAACGCTCAAGTCGAAGTGGTTGATTCCGATTTAGTGATTGCAACTTTGACTGATAAAAAATCAGAATTGGAAATGGAAGTTACTGTTGTTCCTGGTCGCGGATTTATATCTAGTGACAATCAAGACAAGGCTCATTTGATGGTAGGGGAAATAGCTATTGATTCAACTTTTTCTCCAGTAGTGGCTGTTGGTTATAAGGTAGAAAATACCCGCGTCGGTCAGATTACCAACTATGACAAGCTAAATCTGTATATCGAAACCAACGGAATTATTACCCCGGAAGAAGCTTTTGATCAAGCGGTTGATATTATGATTGGGCAATTTCAGGCGCTAAAGGGCGATCAGAATATGGCAGTAAAGGGAAAATCTGAAGAGAGTAAAGAAGAATAA
- the rplQ gene encoding 50S ribosomal protein L17, producing the protein MKHRKNIKILDRNATARKALLRGLANNFVLHEKIKTTEAKAKVLRSVIERCITTAKKGDLAARRRLSSYLYTTGAVKKMMEEIGPRYKDRKGGYTRITKLDTNRKDAAKMALIEFV; encoded by the coding sequence ATGAAACACCGAAAGAATATAAAAATTTTAGATCGTAATGCCACTGCTCGCAAGGCTTTGCTGCGAGGGCTCGCTAATAATTTTGTTTTACATGAAAAGATAAAGACTACTGAAGCCAAAGCTAAGGTGTTGCGTTCGGTGATAGAGCGTTGTATCACTACTGCAAAAAAGGGAGATCTGGCAGCTCGTCGCAGATTAAGCTCTTATCTTTATACTACCGGCGCGGTAAAAAAAATGATGGAAGAGATCGGTCCGCGCTACAAAGATCGTAAGGGCGGATATACTAGAATAACCAAATTGGATACTAACAGAAAAGACGCCGCTAAGATGGCTTTAATAGAATTCGTTTAA